Proteins co-encoded in one Bacillota bacterium genomic window:
- a CDS encoding trigger factor: protein MKVDVERLEKSTVALTIEVEPEKVDDGMARAYRKVVGSVNVPGFRKGKAPRPILERHVGKATLLNEAFKIMFPEAYRNAVKESGVDPVDEPDVEVIELEEGKPLKFKATVAVKPEVQLGDYGSVKEKLEETPATPEEVDAELNLLRERQAQLVVDEAGVVKEDSYVTLDFQGYEGEKELPNSAAKDFLVPMGSGFLLPGFEEQIKGAKAGEERGVKVTLPADYKDKDLAGKEVTFKVKIKEVKRKELPALNDEFAKTQGEYADLQELKNEITNRLTQAKQQRAKAAHDEAVLKHVVDQATVDVPDVMVNRRAQSMLEDLLTRLERNKVTLREYMEGTGLTEETLKQQLLDAAARKVKTELVLEAISAKEGIKAEEPEVKQMVDGLAASTKQDGDRLFEQIRASGAIKSFERAITNDKVVAFLADAANKNATV from the coding sequence ATGAAAGTTGATGTGGAGAGATTAGAAAAGAGCACCGTGGCCCTTACCATCGAGGTCGAGCCCGAGAAGGTCGACGACGGCATGGCACGGGCATATCGCAAAGTGGTAGGCTCCGTCAATGTCCCGGGTTTTCGCAAGGGCAAGGCGCCACGGCCGATTTTAGAGAGGCACGTTGGAAAGGCAACTCTACTTAACGAGGCTTTCAAGATCATGTTCCCCGAGGCCTACCGCAACGCGGTCAAGGAATCGGGCGTGGACCCGGTCGACGAACCCGACGTTGAGGTAATCGAACTGGAAGAGGGCAAGCCCCTCAAGTTCAAGGCTACGGTTGCCGTAAAACCCGAGGTCCAGCTGGGCGACTACGGTTCTGTGAAAGAAAAGCTGGAGGAGACCCCGGCCACTCCTGAGGAAGTCGATGCCGAACTCAACCTCCTTCGCGAACGCCAGGCCCAGCTCGTGGTCGACGAGGCGGGGGTCGTGAAGGAGGATTCTTACGTCACCCTGGACTTCCAGGGCTACGAGGGCGAGAAGGAGCTGCCGAATTCGGCGGCCAAGGATTTTCTGGTGCCCATGGGCTCGGGGTTCCTGCTGCCGGGTTTTGAGGAGCAGATCAAGGGTGCGAAGGCCGGCGAGGAGCGGGGCGTCAAGGTAACTCTCCCCGCCGACTACAAGGACAAAGACCTGGCGGGTAAAGAGGTCACCTTCAAGGTCAAGATAAAGGAAGTAAAACGCAAGGAACTGCCTGCGCTCAACGACGAATTTGCCAAGACGCAGGGCGAGTATGCCGATCTGCAGGAGTTGAAAAACGAGATCACGAATAGGCTGACGCAGGCCAAGCAACAAAGGGCGAAGGCGGCGCACGACGAGGCGGTCCTCAAGCATGTGGTCGATCAGGCTACCGTCGACGTGCCCGACGTAATGGTGAACCGGCGCGCCCAGTCGATGCTCGAAGACCTGCTCACGAGGCTCGAGCGGAATAAAGTAACGCTTCGGGAATACATGGAGGGCACCGGCCTGACCGAGGAAACCTTGAAACAGCAGCTTCTCGATGCGGCGGCCAGAAAGGTCAAGACGGAGCTCGTGCTCGAGGCCATCTCGGCAAAGGAAGGGATCAAGGCCGAGGAGCCGGAAGTCAAGCAGATGGTTGACGGTCTTGCCGCTTCCACGAAGCAGGATGGCGACAGGCTTTTCGAACAGATCCGCGCTTCCGGCGCGATCAAGAGCTTCGAAAGGGCGATAACGAATGATAAGGTTGTTGCGTTCCTGGCGGATGCCGCGAACAAGAACGCGACGGTTTAA
- the clpP gene encoding ATP-dependent Clp endopeptidase proteolytic subunit ClpP: MVIEQTPRGERAYDIYSRLLKDRIIFIGTPLDDAVANSVVAQLLFLEVEDPDRDISLYINSPGGSVTAGLAIYDTMQYIKCDVSTICIGLAASAAAVILAGGAKGKRFTVPNAKMLIHQPWAGNIQGQATEIQIHAKEILRTRTLLNKILAKHTGQPLEKVERDTERDFYMTADEAKDYGLIDDILVTRKCSKR, from the coding sequence ATGGTAATCGAGCAGACTCCAAGAGGGGAACGCGCTTACGACATCTACTCCCGCCTCTTGAAGGACCGGATAATCTTCATAGGCACACCGCTGGACGACGCCGTCGCGAACAGCGTTGTCGCCCAGCTCCTGTTCCTGGAGGTCGAGGACCCCGACCGTGACATCTCGCTCTACATCAATTCCCCCGGGGGGTCCGTGACTGCCGGACTGGCGATATATGATACAATGCAGTATATCAAGTGCGACGTGTCGACCATATGCATCGGTCTGGCTGCGAGCGCGGCGGCCGTGATACTCGCCGGGGGGGCGAAGGGCAAGAGGTTCACTGTCCCCAACGCCAAGATGCTGATTCACCAGCCGTGGGCCGGCAACATTCAGGGGCAAGCCACCGAGATTCAGATACACGCGAAGGAGATACTCAGGACGAGGACGCTCCTGAATAAGATACTTGCGAAGCATACGGGACAGCCGCTTGAGAAGGTTGAGAGGGATACCGAGCGCGATTTCTACATGACGGCCGACGAGGCCAAGGACTACGGACTGATCGACGACATCCTCGTGACCCGGAAGTGTTCGAAGCGGTAG
- a CDS encoding HD-GYP domain-containing protein: MRLLPTNIIEPGMRLARSVVDGDGRLVLASGTTLRQRYIDLLLEQGYTSLYIADDIIQVELSEPVTLETRQYTMSCIVDFVETGVLGADGGFIRKSFAGVKEASAGLRPAVKPGKRLRPDVAAIVAKAAGMLVNEVMARKEVIIGLIDVKSLHDYTFAHSVQVALLAMVAGRMIHYNRQQLLELGVGALLHDVGKVQVPDHIWYRNGGLSPDELAVVQSHPEIGYEYMRKARIGLLSAHIALQHHERWDGSGYPRGLKGEEVHKYARLCAVCDVFDAMTSDRAHKAAVHPYEVLAFLADNAGTLFDPKAVSALQAVVAPYPVATSVILSTGEVAVVKRINNHALERPVVVVTKDPQWNFYAKYRELDLSKEPDMEITGHISWYDDAPRESPARAPAPDLGDEPAEETEG, translated from the coding sequence TTGCGCCTCTTGCCGACCAATATTATTGAACCCGGCATGAGGCTGGCGCGGTCCGTTGTGGACGGCGACGGTCGCCTGGTGCTGGCCAGCGGGACGACCCTGCGGCAGCGGTACATAGACTTGCTCCTGGAGCAGGGCTACACCTCGCTCTACATAGCCGACGATATCATTCAGGTCGAACTCTCCGAACCGGTCACGCTCGAAACGCGCCAGTACACCATGAGCTGCATAGTCGATTTCGTCGAGACGGGGGTGCTTGGAGCTGACGGCGGGTTCATCCGTAAGTCGTTCGCCGGAGTCAAAGAGGCATCCGCAGGCTTGCGGCCTGCCGTGAAGCCCGGCAAACGGTTGCGGCCCGACGTGGCGGCGATTGTAGCGAAGGCGGCGGGGATGCTCGTCAATGAGGTGATGGCCAGGAAGGAGGTAATCATCGGCCTCATCGACGTCAAGTCTCTTCACGATTACACCTTTGCCCACTCCGTCCAGGTCGCGCTGCTAGCGATGGTAGCAGGCAGGATGATACACTACAACAGGCAGCAGCTCCTGGAACTCGGCGTAGGAGCGCTCCTGCACGACGTGGGAAAAGTCCAGGTCCCCGACCATATCTGGTACAGGAACGGGGGACTGTCCCCGGATGAGCTCGCGGTGGTCCAGTCCCACCCCGAGATCGGCTACGAGTACATGAGGAAGGCTAGGATAGGCCTGCTCTCGGCACATATTGCGCTTCAGCATCACGAGCGGTGGGACGGCAGCGGGTACCCCCGCGGGCTCAAGGGTGAGGAGGTACACAAGTACGCCAGGCTGTGCGCAGTATGCGACGTTTTCGATGCCATGACATCTGACCGCGCGCACAAGGCCGCGGTGCACCCGTACGAGGTGCTTGCATTCCTCGCCGACAACGCCGGCACCCTGTTCGACCCGAAGGCGGTGTCCGCTCTGCAGGCGGTCGTGGCGCCGTATCCCGTCGCCACGAGCGTCATTCTATCGACAGGCGAGGTCGCCGTGGTCAAGAGGATCAACAACCACGCGCTCGAGCGGCCTGTAGTGGTCGTTACCAAAGACCCGCAGTGGAACTTCTATGCAAAGTATCGCGAGCTCGATCTGTCAAAGGAGCCCGACATGGAGATAACTGGGCACATCTCCTGGTACGACGATGCCCCGAGGGAAAGCCCCGCGAGGGCCCCCGCCCCGGACCTCGGCGACGAGCCGGCAGAAGAAACAGAGGGCTGA